The genomic region GGCCCGGCCATGAAAGAAACGGACAAGTTCTGCACGGACGACGTTCCGCAGTTGGAGCACTATCGCAAGGCAGGGTATTTCCAGAACATCCCGCCAGTCTATGCCACCGTTGGCGAGTTGGTGGCAGGGAAGAAACCCGGACGCGAAGATCCCAAGGAGCGCACCATGACCTGCAACCTGGGGCTGGCCCTGGACGACGTGGCCACCGCGCCCATTGTCTACCGCTGCGCGGTCGAGCGCGGGATTGGGACCTGGCTGAAGCCGTAACCCAGGCGGCGATCGCATGCGCCCGGCGGCGTTCGGCGGCGCGCTACAGGCTCCCCAGCCAGACCCAGAAGTTCTTGAACGCCACGAAGAGCAGTGTCACCGCCAGCACGCGGCGGATGTGCACGGGAAGAAGCCGGTGCGCGCCGAGCCGGGAACCAACCAGGCCTCCCAGGAACGCCGCGATAACGAGCGGCCCCAGATCGCCTACAACCAGGGCGCCGCGCGCCGCGCGGCCAGCCAGCCCCGCGATCGAGTTAACCACGATGAACGCGGCCGAGACCGCCGCGGTCTGCTTTGCGCCGGCCCACCCGGCGAGAATCATCAGCGGGCTCAGGAAGATCCCGCCGCCGACCCCAACGATGCCTGACAAGATCCCGATGCCGGCGCCGGATGCCAGCGCCACCGGAAGGGCAAGGGGCTTCGGGGGCCGCTCTGACGGAGTCCACCACAGCCGCACGGCCGCCCCCAGCAGCGCTGCGCCCAGGAGCAGGGTGTAGACGCGCGGGGCAACGTGCAGCAGCCCGCCCAGGTACGCTGCCGGAACCGAGGTGGCCATAAACGGCCATGCCAGCCGGATCGAGAAATGACCGG from bacterium harbors:
- a CDS encoding ornithine cyclodeaminase family protein, whose amino-acid sequence is KQPREAVDGCDLVVTAGPILRTPHATIKAGWLNKGAFASLVDFDSYWDGPAMKETDKFCTDDVPQLEHYRKAGYFQNIPPVYATVGELVAGKKPGREDPKERTMTCNLGLALDDVATAPIVYRCAVERGIGTWLKP
- a CDS encoding sulfite exporter TauE/SafE family protein — protein: MLLLLLVAAAAAVYSSVGHGGASAYLGILSLFGVPPREMSTSALLLNVLVAGIATVTYARAGHFSIRLAWPFMATSVPAAYLGGLLHVAPRVYTLLLGAALLGAAVRLWWTPSERPPKPLALPVALASGAGIGILSGIVGVGGGIFLSPLMILAGWAGAKQTAAVSAAFIVVNSIAGLAGRAARGALVVGDLGPLVIAAFLGGLVGSRLGAHRLLPVHIRRVLAVTLLFVAFKNFWVWLGSL